Genomic DNA from Nicotiana tabacum cultivar K326 chromosome 21, ASM71507v2, whole genome shotgun sequence:
AAAACAACTAAGGCATTATTTTGAAGCATACACCATCAAACTCATCTCTTGAGAAGATCCCATGAAGTTCGTGATGACTCGACCTATTCTTTCTGGACACCTAGCAAGATGGTCCATATTGTTTAACCAATATGAGATCACATACACACCTCAAAAGGTTGTGAAAGGGAAAGTACTAGCCAATTTTTTAGTTGATCACCCTCTTCCGGCGGTATGTGAGCTTTCTAATGAGTTTCCAGATGAAGACGTTTTGTTCATTGAAGAATTGCCACCATGAACAATGTTCTTTGATGAATCTGCACGTCGTAACGGTTCAGGGGCAGGTGTTGTGTTAATCTTTGCAGAAATACAAGTCTTGCCATTATCCTTTGTTTTAGGTGAAACAGGCTCCAACAATACCGTAGAGTACCAAGCTTTGATTGTCGGTCTCGAAATGGCATTAGACATGAAGATTCTATAGTTGGAGATCCACGGTGACTCTAAGAGGATCATCAACCAACCTTTGGGGAGTTACGAGGTAAAGAAGGAAGATAGCTTGCCATACCATCAATATGCTTCTGGTTTACTTGTAAGATTCGACCAAGTGTTCTTAAACCATGTACCAAGAGAAGCAAATTGCAAggctgatgctttggctaactTGGTCATGACGATGGCACTTGGAGAGAATGAGTCAACAAAGGTATATGTGTGTCATCGATGGGTTATTCCTAGACTTCTTGATCTTCAAATCAATGAAAGCAATCATACATCTGTTTGAGTGATTAAAGAAGAAGATTGGAGGCAATCACTGATAGAGTACCTTGAACATGAAAAGTTACCTAAGGATCCATAACAAAGAACATACATCAAATGAAGAGAACCCCGATTCATATTCTATAAGGGGACATTGTTTCGCCGCTCTTATGAAGGACTATTCTTCAGATGTCTTGACAAAGAAGAAGCCCACCAAGCAATGGAGGATGCACATTCTAACTCATGTGGAGTGCACCAATATGGTCCCAAGCTCCATTTACTTTTATGCTTCAATCAGGCCTATATTCTCATTTGGGAGGACAATGGTTAAGGATTGCATGGAGCATGCCAAAAGATGTCAAGCGTGTCAATTTCATGCCAATTACATCCACGAACCTCCAGAGCCTCTTCATCCAACTGTAGCTTCATGGCCTTTTGATGCATGGGGACTTGACGTTGTTGGACCACTTTCAAAGTCATCAATGGGACAAATGTACATATTGGTCGCTACAGACTACTTCTCTAGATGGGCTAAAGCTCTTCCACTCAAGGAGGTGAAATAAAACTGTTGCCAATTTTATCAAGTCATATATAATTTTTAGGTATGACATACCAAGATACATAATCACTGATAATGGAACTCCATTTGACAACAATCTCGTGAAGAGTCTGTGCGAGAAGTTAGGTTTCAAGAAACAAAAATCTTCAATGTATAATTCACCTGCCAACAACTTTGCTGAAGCTTTTAACAAGATGCTTGGTAaccttttgaagaaagttgttgcaAAGAACAAGAGAGACTGGCATGAGAAAAATTGGTGAAGCTCTGTGGGCATACCAGACAACCTTCAGAACTGCTACAACTCCTTACACTTTGGTATATGACGTATAAGTAGTCCTTCTTTTGGAGAAACAAATTCCATCATTG
This window encodes:
- the LOC142175330 gene encoding uncharacterized protein LOC142175330 — encoded protein: MKSRRYHLEYLRIVFETLRKFDLKMNPLKSAFGVTSGNFLGFIVRHRGIDVDPTNIDAIQKMLEPKNLRGLQSLQGNLSFIWRFDQVFLNHVPREANCKADALANLVMTMALGENESTKDYSSDVLTKKKPTKQWRMHILTHVECTNMVPSSIYFYASIRPIFSFGRTMVKDCMEHAKRCQACQFHANYIHEPPEPLHPTVASWPFDAWGLDVVGPLSKSSMGQMYDIPRYIITDNGTPFDNNLVKSLCEKLGFKKQKSSMYNSPANNFAEAFNKMLGNLLKKVVAKNKRDWHEKNW